A genomic region of Elaeis guineensis isolate ETL-2024a chromosome 9, EG11, whole genome shotgun sequence contains the following coding sequences:
- the LOC140850776 gene encoding cytochrome P450 78A5-like encodes MRTHLMTSLFLLIFCLAAHNHTPWPFLFLLSTLSFTLPLFFTTCLVPGGFAWRKYLGNAPIAPGPTGWPLLGNLPLMGPLVHRKLANLSKSHHANRLMALSFGATPVIISSHPDTAREILCSTAFSDRPIKMSARLLMFERAIGFAPSGEYWRHLRRIAANNMFSPRRIASLERLRCRVADDMIDRVWKEMEETGMVVLRGVLQKGSLESVVGSVFGRSLGELEEKELVEMIKEGYELIGTFNLEDYFSLGGLLDFHGVGRRCKHLALRVKDLMANIIKERRILGDFSNQDNFLSLLLALPKEESLSDSDIVAVLWEMIFRGTDVVAILLEWTMARMVLHPKIQAKAQQEIDTIVGNRPVRDSDMSKLRFLQAIVKEVLRLHPPGPLLSWARLAIRDVHVDKFFIPAGTTAMVNMWAITHDGSIWKDPWAFRPERFLEEDVSVLGSDLRLSPFGSGRRVCPGRVLGLTTVHLWLARLLQWYNWTASQPIQLSECLRLSLEMKKPLVCRVALRDSIVS; translated from the exons atgAGAACCCACTTGATGACCAGCCTCTTCTTACTCATCTTCTGCCTTGCAGCTCATAACCATACACCATGGCCTTTCCTCTTCCTACTCTCCACTCTCTCTTTCACTCTTCCACTCTTCTTCACCACATGCCTTGTCCCTGGTGGCTTTGCATGGCGCAAGTACTTGGGAAACGCTCCGATAGCCCCTGGTCCAACCGGGTGGCCGTTGCTCGGCAACCTTCCTCTCATGGGGCCTCTTGTGCATCGGAAGCTAGCCAACTTATCGAAATCCCACCATGCGAACCGCCTCATGGCCCTTAGCTTCGGTGCAACACCGGTCATCATTAGTAGCCATCCTGACACTGCTCGAGAGATCCTATGCAGCACAGCATTCTCCGACCGGCCGATTAAGATGTCGGCCCGGCTCCTCATGTTCGAACGAGCCATTGGGTTTGCCCCCTCTGGTGAATACTGGCGGCATCTACGCCGCATAGCCGCCAACAACATGTTCTCTCCTCGGAGGATTGCTTCCCTGGAGAGACTGCGGTGTCGAGTGGCCGACGATATGATAGATAGAGTGTGGAAAGAGATGGAAGAAACAGGGATGGTGGTGCTGAGGGGAGTGTTGCAGAAGGGCTCCTTGGAGAGTGTTGTGGGAAGTGTGTTTGGAAGGTCACTTGGGGAACTGGAGGAAAAAGAGTTGGTTGAGATGATTAAGGAAGGGTACGAGTTGATCGGGACGTTTAATTTGGAGGATTATTTTTCTTTGGGGGGCCTCTTGGACTTCCATGGGGTGGGAAGGAGGTGCAAGCATCTGGCTTTGAGAGTTAAGGATCTTATGGCTAATATtataaaagagagaagaatactGGGTGACTTCTCCAACCAAGATAACTTTCTAAGCTTGCTGCTTGCTTTGCCAAAGGAAGAGAGTCTTAGTGACTCAGATATAGTAGCGGTGCTTTGG GAAATGATATTCCGGGGAACAGATGTTGTTGCCATCCTCTTGGAATGGACCATGGCAAGAATGGTTTTACACCCTAAAATCCAAGCCAAGGCCCAGCAAGAGATCGACACCATCGTTGGCAATCGACCTGTGCGAGATTCAGACATGTCGAAGCTTCGGTTTCTTCAAGCCATCGTCAAGGAGGTCCTGAGATTGCACCCACCTGGCCCACTTCTCTCATGGGCCAGGCTAGCCATCAGGGACGTCCATGTGGACAAGTTCTTCATTCCAGCAGGGACTACAGCCATGGTGAACATGTGGGCCATTACCCATGATGGCTCCATATGGAAAGATCCATGGGCTTTTCGACCCGAGAGGTTCCTTGAAGAGGATGTGAGCGTACTAGGTTCTGACCTGAGGCTCTCACCGTTTGGTTCCGGTCGGAGGGTCTGCCCCGGGAGGGTCTTAGGCTTGACTACAGTCCACTTGTGGCTTGCACGACTTCTGCAATGGTACAATTGGACTGCTAGTCAACCTATCCAACTATCGGAGTGCTTGCGCCTTTCGCTCGAGATGAAGAAGCCATTAGTTTGTCGAGTTGCCCTACGAGATAGTATTGTGAGCTAA